One Phaseolus vulgaris cultivar G19833 chromosome 2, P. vulgaris v2.0, whole genome shotgun sequence DNA window includes the following coding sequences:
- the LOC137810434 gene encoding uncharacterized protein isoform X2 — MSRRHSDSKRRHSRFDPQPSGKRYRRDGYGKEEKERVASSVSEQNGDHRRLNQNDPPSAKQQSASLHNKPNDHHAPHPTQEKRGSTGQVCQSSGQRKASERGWWKDSSKQLNERAETSHRREQRDDKLQAKPDDNTFQRRDGFSERKDDPPSTSRKRPAFREKRIPMESGDANLAAAVAVKSSEIDHPSGRNDRKEERSSNPHHLDRPEKPFADDRAPNKVGARRDGFPSRGRRYGGSDSYRGRDQFNGRQGYRLDKIQTDKWKHDLYQEVTKDPIPQTEDDQIAKLEALLAS; from the exons ATGTCTCGTCGTCACTCCGATTCCAAGCGACGCCATTCTAGATTCGATCCTCAACCCAG CGGGAAGAGATATAGAAGGGATGGATAtggaaaagaagagaaagagagagtggCAAGCAGCGTTAGCGAACAAAATGGAGACCATCGGCGGCTGAATCAAAATGATCCTCCTTCGGCTAAGCAACAATCTGCCTCTCTTCACAATAAACCAAATGATCACCATGCACCTCATCCCACTCAA GAGAAACGAGGTAGCACTGGGCAGGTTTGCCAAAGCTCGGGTCAAAGGAAAGCAAGTG AGCGTGGATGGTGGAAGGACTCAAGCAAGCAGCTTAATGAAAGGGCAGAGACAAGTCACCGTAGAGAGCAGAGAGATGATAAATTACAAGCTAAACCAGATGATAATACTTTCCAACGAAGAGATGGTTTTTCTGAAAGGAAAGATGATCCACCTTCTACCTCAAGGAAAAGACCTGCATTTAGGGAGAAGAGGATTCCAATGGAATCAGGAGATGCTAATCTGGCTGCAGCAGTGGCAGTAAAGTCAAGCGAGATTGACCACCCTTCAGGAAGGAATGACAGGAAGGAGGAAAGAAGCAGCAATCCACACCATTTGGATAGACCTGAGAAGCCTTTTGCAGATGACAGAGCACCTAACAAGGTTGGAGCTAGGAGAGATGGGTTTCCATCAAGAGGAAGAAGGTATGGGGGCAGTGACAGTTATAGGGGAAGAGATCAATTTAATGGAAGACAAGGTTATCGTCTGGATAAGATTCAAACTGATAAGTGGAAGCATGATTTGTATCAAGAGGTAACTAAGGATCCTATTCCACAGACTGAGGATGACCAGATTGCAAAGCTGGAAGCACTCTTGGCATCATAA
- the LOC137810436 gene encoding uncharacterized protein yields MGIRSVFDGGELRREFEKRGIDGKFVGIIWKHVIGNNAKGEREEWNWEKQVPSLPSSAYAVLRSNFGGTNPLSSSLHSVFHSSDNLTSKLLIKLKNGAFVEAVIMRYDTRLGIYAGKPRPGGLRATLCISSQVGCKMGCKFCATGSMGFKNNLSSGEIVEQLVHASAFSQIRNVVFMGMGEPLNNYSAVVEAVRIMTGLPFQLSLKRITVSTVGIIHAINKLHNDLPGLNLAVSLHAPAQDIRCQIMPAARAFPLEKLMNSLQEYQRKSLQKILIEYIMLDGVNDEEQHAHQLGKLLETFQVVVNLIPFNPIGILSQFKPTSEQKVSNFQKILRGTYNIRTTVRKQMGQDISGACGQLVVNIPDKSLASAEPLTDIEDLVI; encoded by the exons ATGGGAATCCGATCGGTGTTTGACGGCGGCGAGCTGAGAAGGGAATTCGAGAAAAGGGGAATCGACGGAAAATTCGTCGGAATAATATGGAAGCATGTAATTGGGAATAATGCGAAGGGAGAAAGGGAAGAATGGAATTGGGAGAAGCAAGTGCCGTCGTTACCTTCTTCAGCATACGCTGTCCTTCGTTCCAACTTCGGAGGAACAAACCCTCTCTCTTCTTCTCTTCACTCTGTTTTCCACTCTTCCGACAACCTCACCTCCAAGCTTCTCATCAAGCTCAAG AATGGAGCATTCGTGGAGGCTGTGATAATGAGATATGATACTCGTTTGGGCATATACGCTGGCAAACCGCGTCCCGGTGGGCTACGAGCAACTTTGTGTATTTCATCGCAG GTAGGATGCAAAATGGGTTGCAAATTCTGTGCCACTGGATCCATGGGATTCAAAAATAACCTATCCTCTGGGGAAATTGTGGAACAGCTCGTCCATGCTTCTGCTTTTTCACAAATCCGTAATGTTGTCTTCATG GGAATGGGAGAGCCTCTCAACAACTATTCTGCTGTGGTAGAAGCGGTTCGCATCATGACTGGATTGCCGTTTCAATTGTCCTTGAAAAGGATTACCGTATCAACG GTTGGTATCATTCATGCTATCAACAAGCTTCATAATGACCTGCCTGGTTTGAACTTGGCAGTCTCACTGCATGCACCAGCCCAAGACATCCGTTGTCAGATAATGCCTGCTGCTCGTGCTTTCCCTTTGGAAAAACTTATGAATTCACTGCAAGAATATCAAAGAAAAAG TCTGCAGAAAATACTGATTGAATACATAATGCTTGACGGGGTGAATGACGAAGAGCAGCATGCCCACCAATTGGGAAAACTATTAGAGACATTTCAAGTG GTAGTGAACCTAATACCTTTCAACCCTATCGGTATCTTGAGTCAATTCAAACCTACCAGTGAGCAGAAGGTCTCAAATTTTCAGAAAATTCTCAGAGGTACATATAATATTCGAACAACAGTTAGGAAGCAGATGGGTCAAGACATAAGTGGTGCTTGTGGGCAATTGGTGGTTAACATACCAGACAAGTCTCTTGCCAGTGCAGAACCCCTGACAGACATAGAAGATCTTGTTATTTGA
- the LOC137810434 gene encoding uncharacterized protein isoform X1, with product MSRRHSDSKRRHSRFDPQPSGKRYRRDGYGKEEKERVASSVSEQNGDHRRLNQNDPPSAKQQSASLHNKPNDHHAPHPTQQEKRGSTGQVCQSSGQRKASERGWWKDSSKQLNERAETSHRREQRDDKLQAKPDDNTFQRRDGFSERKDDPPSTSRKRPAFREKRIPMESGDANLAAAVAVKSSEIDHPSGRNDRKEERSSNPHHLDRPEKPFADDRAPNKVGARRDGFPSRGRRYGGSDSYRGRDQFNGRQGYRLDKIQTDKWKHDLYQEVTKDPIPQTEDDQIAKLEALLAS from the exons ATGTCTCGTCGTCACTCCGATTCCAAGCGACGCCATTCTAGATTCGATCCTCAACCCAG CGGGAAGAGATATAGAAGGGATGGATAtggaaaagaagagaaagagagagtggCAAGCAGCGTTAGCGAACAAAATGGAGACCATCGGCGGCTGAATCAAAATGATCCTCCTTCGGCTAAGCAACAATCTGCCTCTCTTCACAATAAACCAAATGATCACCATGCACCTCATCCCACTCAA CAGGAGAAACGAGGTAGCACTGGGCAGGTTTGCCAAAGCTCGGGTCAAAGGAAAGCAAGTG AGCGTGGATGGTGGAAGGACTCAAGCAAGCAGCTTAATGAAAGGGCAGAGACAAGTCACCGTAGAGAGCAGAGAGATGATAAATTACAAGCTAAACCAGATGATAATACTTTCCAACGAAGAGATGGTTTTTCTGAAAGGAAAGATGATCCACCTTCTACCTCAAGGAAAAGACCTGCATTTAGGGAGAAGAGGATTCCAATGGAATCAGGAGATGCTAATCTGGCTGCAGCAGTGGCAGTAAAGTCAAGCGAGATTGACCACCCTTCAGGAAGGAATGACAGGAAGGAGGAAAGAAGCAGCAATCCACACCATTTGGATAGACCTGAGAAGCCTTTTGCAGATGACAGAGCACCTAACAAGGTTGGAGCTAGGAGAGATGGGTTTCCATCAAGAGGAAGAAGGTATGGGGGCAGTGACAGTTATAGGGGAAGAGATCAATTTAATGGAAGACAAGGTTATCGTCTGGATAAGATTCAAACTGATAAGTGGAAGCATGATTTGTATCAAGAGGTAACTAAGGATCCTATTCCACAGACTGAGGATGACCAGATTGCAAAGCTGGAAGCACTCTTGGCATCATAA
- the LOC137810434 gene encoding uncharacterized protein isoform X4 yields the protein MSRRHSDSKRRHSRFDPQPSGKRYRREQNGDHRRLNQNDPPSAKQQSASLHNKPNDHHAPHPTQEKRGSTGQVCQSSGQRKASERGWWKDSSKQLNERAETSHRREQRDDKLQAKPDDNTFQRRDGFSERKDDPPSTSRKRPAFREKRIPMESGDANLAAAVAVKSSEIDHPSGRNDRKEERSSNPHHLDRPEKPFADDRAPNKVGARRDGFPSRGRRYGGSDSYRGRDQFNGRQGYRLDKIQTDKWKHDLYQEVTKDPIPQTEDDQIAKLEALLAS from the exons ATGTCTCGTCGTCACTCCGATTCCAAGCGACGCCATTCTAGATTCGATCCTCAACCCAG CGGGAAGAGATATAGAAGG GAACAAAATGGAGACCATCGGCGGCTGAATCAAAATGATCCTCCTTCGGCTAAGCAACAATCTGCCTCTCTTCACAATAAACCAAATGATCACCATGCACCTCATCCCACTCAA GAGAAACGAGGTAGCACTGGGCAGGTTTGCCAAAGCTCGGGTCAAAGGAAAGCAAGTG AGCGTGGATGGTGGAAGGACTCAAGCAAGCAGCTTAATGAAAGGGCAGAGACAAGTCACCGTAGAGAGCAGAGAGATGATAAATTACAAGCTAAACCAGATGATAATACTTTCCAACGAAGAGATGGTTTTTCTGAAAGGAAAGATGATCCACCTTCTACCTCAAGGAAAAGACCTGCATTTAGGGAGAAGAGGATTCCAATGGAATCAGGAGATGCTAATCTGGCTGCAGCAGTGGCAGTAAAGTCAAGCGAGATTGACCACCCTTCAGGAAGGAATGACAGGAAGGAGGAAAGAAGCAGCAATCCACACCATTTGGATAGACCTGAGAAGCCTTTTGCAGATGACAGAGCACCTAACAAGGTTGGAGCTAGGAGAGATGGGTTTCCATCAAGAGGAAGAAGGTATGGGGGCAGTGACAGTTATAGGGGAAGAGATCAATTTAATGGAAGACAAGGTTATCGTCTGGATAAGATTCAAACTGATAAGTGGAAGCATGATTTGTATCAAGAGGTAACTAAGGATCCTATTCCACAGACTGAGGATGACCAGATTGCAAAGCTGGAAGCACTCTTGGCATCATAA
- the LOC137810434 gene encoding uncharacterized protein isoform X3 — MSRRHSDSKRRHSRFDPQPSGKRYRREQNGDHRRLNQNDPPSAKQQSASLHNKPNDHHAPHPTQQEKRGSTGQVCQSSGQRKASERGWWKDSSKQLNERAETSHRREQRDDKLQAKPDDNTFQRRDGFSERKDDPPSTSRKRPAFREKRIPMESGDANLAAAVAVKSSEIDHPSGRNDRKEERSSNPHHLDRPEKPFADDRAPNKVGARRDGFPSRGRRYGGSDSYRGRDQFNGRQGYRLDKIQTDKWKHDLYQEVTKDPIPQTEDDQIAKLEALLAS, encoded by the exons ATGTCTCGTCGTCACTCCGATTCCAAGCGACGCCATTCTAGATTCGATCCTCAACCCAG CGGGAAGAGATATAGAAGG GAACAAAATGGAGACCATCGGCGGCTGAATCAAAATGATCCTCCTTCGGCTAAGCAACAATCTGCCTCTCTTCACAATAAACCAAATGATCACCATGCACCTCATCCCACTCAA CAGGAGAAACGAGGTAGCACTGGGCAGGTTTGCCAAAGCTCGGGTCAAAGGAAAGCAAGTG AGCGTGGATGGTGGAAGGACTCAAGCAAGCAGCTTAATGAAAGGGCAGAGACAAGTCACCGTAGAGAGCAGAGAGATGATAAATTACAAGCTAAACCAGATGATAATACTTTCCAACGAAGAGATGGTTTTTCTGAAAGGAAAGATGATCCACCTTCTACCTCAAGGAAAAGACCTGCATTTAGGGAGAAGAGGATTCCAATGGAATCAGGAGATGCTAATCTGGCTGCAGCAGTGGCAGTAAAGTCAAGCGAGATTGACCACCCTTCAGGAAGGAATGACAGGAAGGAGGAAAGAAGCAGCAATCCACACCATTTGGATAGACCTGAGAAGCCTTTTGCAGATGACAGAGCACCTAACAAGGTTGGAGCTAGGAGAGATGGGTTTCCATCAAGAGGAAGAAGGTATGGGGGCAGTGACAGTTATAGGGGAAGAGATCAATTTAATGGAAGACAAGGTTATCGTCTGGATAAGATTCAAACTGATAAGTGGAAGCATGATTTGTATCAAGAGGTAACTAAGGATCCTATTCCACAGACTGAGGATGACCAGATTGCAAAGCTGGAAGCACTCTTGGCATCATAA